From the genome of Psychroserpens ponticola, one region includes:
- a CDS encoding tetratricopeptide repeat-containing sensor histidine kinase, with protein MKNLVFLFLFVFCQSTVFAQQDPIQLNDSAMSLYKNDPQKAVLILEKALQISEKNKKEFQIAQSKNNLGIVYRDLGDFEKAKQLSSEALLTNDSILKASAYNNIGVVNRNMAKYDEALRYYLKALDIYQAKQMKSEIATTFNSIGLVYSYNGINTKAIEYHLKAKAIFETIENKKGISEVYNNIAIIYANDGDLEQALDYFKYSLKIEETLDDKKGIAESVNNVGAVFYYMNEIDSALVYFRKSLAIEKSIGDMAGISASYNNLANVLIENGRLKETKTYIDSAMYFAENSKIAVDIEVALDNYSRYYEAKNDTKTALNYYKEMVVFRDSLLNIATNEKIAELEIEYQTEKKEKEILSQRADLAEQNLSLNEKNTQLLGLGVLAAVLTLLGYLFYSQQRLKNRQLQKENELKDALVKIETQNRLQEQRLRISRDLHDNIGAQLTFIISSLDNLKYGFKIPEKLSNKLKNISEFTTTTIYELRDTIWAMNKNAITLEDLQSRISNFIDKADLATENIKFEFNSNISDIDRFKLSSLQGMNLYRIIQEAINNSIKYSKAKHITIDFNCNDQQIKVDVTDDGKGFVLEHTQLGNGINNMKKRTQEIKAELIILSKLNQGTTITITV; from the coding sequence ATGAAAAATCTCGTTTTTCTATTTCTGTTTGTTTTTTGTCAATCAACGGTATTTGCACAACAAGATCCTATACAGCTAAATGATTCTGCGATGTCATTATATAAAAATGACCCTCAAAAAGCAGTATTAATTTTAGAAAAAGCACTTCAAATTTCTGAAAAAAATAAAAAGGAATTTCAGATAGCGCAATCAAAAAATAATTTAGGAATTGTTTACAGAGACTTAGGCGATTTTGAGAAAGCCAAGCAATTATCATCTGAAGCTTTACTTACAAATGATTCTATATTGAAAGCGTCTGCTTACAATAATATAGGTGTTGTAAACAGAAACATGGCTAAATATGATGAAGCTTTAAGGTACTATTTAAAAGCCTTAGATATTTATCAAGCCAAGCAAATGAAGAGTGAAATAGCAACGACATTTAATAGCATTGGATTAGTGTATAGCTATAATGGGATTAATACTAAAGCCATCGAGTATCATCTTAAGGCTAAGGCTATTTTTGAAACCATTGAAAATAAAAAAGGTATATCTGAAGTGTATAATAATATCGCAATTATTTATGCTAATGATGGTGATTTAGAACAGGCGCTTGATTATTTTAAATACTCATTAAAGATTGAAGAAACACTTGATGATAAAAAAGGCATTGCCGAATCTGTCAATAATGTAGGTGCTGTATTTTATTATATGAACGAAATTGATTCTGCACTTGTATATTTTAGAAAGTCTTTGGCTATAGAGAAGTCAATAGGAGACATGGCTGGCATTTCTGCAAGCTATAATAATTTGGCTAATGTGCTTATTGAAAACGGAAGACTTAAAGAAACAAAAACATACATAGATAGCGCAATGTATTTTGCTGAAAATTCTAAGATCGCTGTAGATATTGAAGTCGCATTAGATAATTACTCAAGATATTACGAAGCTAAAAACGATACAAAAACAGCTCTTAATTATTATAAAGAGATGGTTGTTTTTAGAGACAGCTTGCTGAATATTGCAACCAATGAGAAAATTGCGGAGCTAGAAATTGAATATCAAACGGAAAAGAAAGAGAAAGAAATTTTATCACAACGTGCTGATTTAGCGGAACAAAATTTAAGCCTAAACGAAAAAAATACGCAACTATTAGGACTTGGTGTTTTGGCAGCTGTATTAACATTGCTTGGATATTTGTTTTATAGCCAACAACGATTGAAAAACAGGCAACTTCAAAAAGAAAATGAACTCAAAGATGCCTTGGTTAAAATTGAAACTCAAAATAGGTTGCAAGAACAGAGGTTAAGAATTTCTAGAGATTTACATGATAATATTGGTGCACAGCTCACGTTTATTATCTCTTCTTTAGATAATCTCAAATACGGATTTAAAATCCCTGAGAAACTTTCAAATAAACTTAAAAATATTAGTGAGTTTACAACAACAACTATTTATGAATTGCGCGATACCATTTGGGCAATGAATAAAAATGCAATTACTTTAGAAGATTTACAATCACGAATTTCTAATTTTATAGATAAAGCCGATTTGGCTACTGAGAACATTAAGTTTGAATTTAATTCAAATATTTCAGACATTGATCGCTTTAAATTAAGCTCTTTACAAGGAATGAATTTGTATCGAATTATTCAAGAAGCCATTAATAATTCAATTAAATATTCTAAAGCAAAACATATTACAATAGATTTTAATTGTAATGACCAACAAATAAAAGTAGATGTTACAGATGATGGAAAAGGGTTTGTTTTAGAACACACACAATTGGGTAATGGGATTAATAATATGAAAAAACGAACTCAAGAAATTAAAGCAGAGCTTATCATCTTGTCTAAACTAAATCAAGGAACAACGATTACAATTACAGTTTAA
- a CDS encoding ATP-binding protein encodes MLNKIAFSYIFNDTDKAIQVIKEGKDLANQADFNFGLTELTNTHGIYMDVTGQSDSANFYFSKALKLSRDHNFKDIEVMCVNNLGMFHWNRSEFDDALRYFFDALKFNDTYGSERQSHIYLNNIGLIYQEMNLSEKALEYHEKALEIRQEYNLETDQVASYNNIGINLKDLGRVDEAIKIYNEGIVVAKRSNNLMDYYKLLDNLANAYNEKGDLDLALDSYLKVLDRPEGFEQGENGLVPTYSNMVSLYNQMNNPKTALIYANKGFDVIKKFPQLEANSADLNLHAAESNYMLGNFKKAREYTSMFVALKDSIFSEQNAQAVADLEVKYETEKKEREILIQRAELAEQKLTIQKKNYQLYGLIGLAFIFGLIGYLFFNQQKLKNKQLQKENELKDALVKIETQNRLQEQRLRISRDLHDNIGAQLTFIISSIDNLKYGFDIKDEKLTTKLNKISEFTSETIYELRDTIWAMNKNEVTFEDLQTRISNYIDKAHLYDDNTKFSFVVHDSVNQQKTLTSVEGMNIHRIIQEAIHNSLKHASSTKINVGIEQFKDQLKITISDNGKGFDLDSVEKGSGLTNMSKRANNIGGELTVASENNKGTQVVLRV; translated from the coding sequence ATGTTGAATAAAATTGCATTCAGTTATATCTTTAATGATACAGATAAAGCCATTCAAGTTATTAAAGAAGGAAAAGATCTTGCTAATCAAGCAGATTTTAATTTTGGATTAACAGAACTTACAAATACGCATGGTATTTATATGGATGTTACTGGGCAGTCTGATTCAGCAAATTTTTATTTTTCTAAAGCATTAAAATTAAGTAGAGATCATAATTTTAAGGATATAGAAGTCATGTGTGTCAATAACTTGGGAATGTTTCATTGGAATAGAAGTGAATTTGATGACGCTTTACGATATTTCTTTGATGCTCTAAAATTTAACGACACTTATGGCAGTGAGCGTCAAAGCCACATATATTTAAATAATATTGGGTTAATCTACCAAGAAATGAACCTTAGTGAAAAGGCCTTAGAATATCATGAAAAGGCGCTTGAAATTCGACAAGAATATAATCTAGAAACCGATCAAGTCGCTTCTTACAATAACATCGGAATTAATTTAAAAGATTTAGGTCGCGTCGATGAGGCCATAAAAATTTATAATGAAGGAATTGTCGTTGCTAAGCGTTCAAATAACCTTATGGATTATTACAAGTTACTTGATAATCTTGCCAATGCGTATAATGAAAAAGGGGATTTAGATTTAGCACTCGATTCTTACTTAAAAGTATTGGACAGACCTGAAGGTTTTGAGCAAGGTGAAAATGGACTAGTACCAACATATTCCAATATGGTATCGCTTTATAACCAAATGAATAATCCCAAAACTGCGTTAATTTACGCAAATAAAGGGTTTGATGTTATTAAAAAATTCCCACAGTTAGAAGCTAATTCTGCAGATTTAAATCTACATGCTGCCGAAAGTAATTATATGTTGGGTAATTTTAAAAAGGCTAGAGAATACACTAGTATGTTTGTTGCTTTAAAAGATTCAATCTTTTCTGAACAAAATGCACAAGCTGTTGCCGATTTGGAGGTAAAATATGAAACAGAAAAAAAAGAAAGAGAGATTTTAATTCAACGTGCTGAATTGGCTGAACAAAAATTAACTATTCAGAAAAAAAATTATCAGCTATATGGACTCATAGGCTTGGCTTTCATTTTTGGACTCATAGGTTATTTGTTTTTTAACCAACAAAAATTAAAAAATAAGCAACTTCAAAAAGAAAATGAACTGAAAGACGCACTTGTGAAAATTGAAACTCAAAACCGTTTGCAAGAACAACGTTTGAGGATTTCGAGAGATTTACATGATAATATTGGTGCACAACTCACTTTTATCATTTCGTCTATAGATAATTTAAAATATGGCTTTGATATTAAAGATGAAAAACTCACAACAAAACTTAACAAAATAAGCGAGTTTACTTCTGAAACTATTTATGAATTGCGAGATACCATTTGGGCAATGAATAAGAATGAAGTTACTTTTGAGGATTTACAAACACGCATTTCCAATTACATTGATAAAGCACATTTGTATGATGATAATACTAAGTTCTCTTTTGTTGTTCATGATAGTGTAAATCAACAAAAAACATTAACTTCAGTAGAAGGAATGAACATTCACCGAATCATTCAAGAAGCAATACATAACAGTTTAAAACACGCTTCTTCGACTAAGATTAATGTTGGTATTGAACAGTTTAAAGATCAGCTGAAAATTACTATTTCAGATAATGGTAAAGGATTTGATTTAGATTCTGTAGAAAAAGGAAGTGGTTTAACTAATATGAGCAAGCGCGCTAACAATATAGGAGGTGAGCTGACTGTGGCATCAGAAAACAATAAAGGCACTCAGGTTGTTCTTCGTGTTTAG
- a CDS encoding outer membrane protein assembly factor BamB family protein, whose protein sequence is MKTLLIQFKSLVLVAFFLNATSLFAQKAETPDHNYQLGAKINEMTITEGGTVVVATNDGLVGIKPGTNDLLFNFTDYGRVKPEELNFIPKAPYVVVGQTGFGGLQTKSAVIDYMSGKVLFSTEKNGWKAIGMSQVLMPANKLIVSGQRRANEKYAQALAIYDLNTGEQISFYKFKGSRQAMGTPLVLSDGVIIPTTKGLMKIDMTSGNVLWENDLKNIGWMVADETEKNIYAFASTSNKKNTKIYKINANGSEAWSDERKVKGSVSNFQILPQGLAVVSDVTGGSGTFAAASESKITMLSAATGDDLWDKAPKTKGYVQHFYIMDDGILFGIQEGGINKISYEGKTLFKKPLKTGENILTMATTPQGLIYITSEDANIVNLETGDQVWKKPLKFKRADVVSSDFDKKNDRYLITADEKLYSIDASSGTSELLTEVDFEGKEDPTSVEVREEGVLLASDQNMMLLDWQGKTIWHEYHRAPGKSAFGAILAGVTAVAAATASASASYGANMHERNRIGQYTARGERLNNLSAGMSSAAGASVAEMLKRFKATSATQNAQFILTKFEDGIGLVKVNKDKGSVEKEIILKDKKPEYQVDEFGGYLYYKANDKTIYTYNLNN, encoded by the coding sequence ATGAAAACGCTATTAATTCAATTTAAGAGCTTAGTGTTAGTTGCATTCTTTTTGAATGCAACTTCACTATTTGCTCAAAAAGCAGAAACTCCAGATCATAATTATCAACTTGGAGCTAAGATTAATGAAATGACCATTACTGAGGGAGGAACAGTGGTAGTGGCAACCAACGATGGATTAGTTGGTATTAAGCCAGGGACTAATGATCTTCTTTTTAATTTTACAGATTATGGACGTGTAAAACCTGAAGAGTTAAATTTTATTCCAAAAGCCCCTTATGTCGTTGTTGGTCAAACAGGATTTGGAGGTTTACAGACTAAAAGTGCAGTCATAGATTATATGTCAGGAAAAGTACTATTTAGTACTGAAAAAAATGGTTGGAAAGCTATTGGTATGTCGCAAGTGCTTATGCCAGCAAATAAATTAATTGTCAGCGGTCAACGTAGAGCTAATGAAAAATATGCACAAGCCTTAGCAATCTACGATTTAAACACAGGTGAGCAGATTAGTTTTTATAAATTTAAAGGGTCTAGACAAGCCATGGGAACACCACTTGTTTTATCTGATGGAGTCATTATTCCAACAACTAAAGGTCTAATGAAAATCGATATGACTTCTGGTAATGTGCTTTGGGAGAATGATTTAAAAAATATTGGTTGGATGGTTGCAGATGAAACTGAAAAGAACATTTATGCATTTGCTTCGACTTCTAATAAAAAGAATACTAAGATTTATAAGATTAACGCAAATGGATCTGAAGCTTGGTCAGATGAACGTAAAGTGAAAGGAAGTGTTTCAAATTTTCAAATTTTGCCTCAAGGACTAGCAGTTGTTAGTGATGTTACTGGTGGAAGCGGAACTTTTGCAGCAGCATCAGAATCAAAAATAACAATGTTAAGTGCAGCAACTGGTGACGATCTATGGGACAAAGCACCTAAAACGAAAGGCTATGTTCAGCATTTTTATATTATGGATGATGGTATTCTCTTTGGAATACAAGAAGGTGGAATTAATAAGATTTCGTATGAAGGAAAAACACTTTTCAAAAAACCTCTAAAAACAGGAGAAAATATCCTGACGATGGCAACAACACCACAAGGATTAATTTACATTACATCTGAAGATGCTAACATTGTTAATCTTGAAACAGGTGATCAAGTATGGAAAAAGCCATTGAAATTTAAAAGAGCTGATGTTGTTAGTTCTGATTTTGACAAAAAAAATGACAGGTATTTAATTACTGCAGATGAAAAACTGTATAGTATTGATGCTAGTTCTGGAACTTCAGAATTACTTACTGAAGTTGATTTTGAAGGTAAAGAGGATCCAACATCTGTTGAAGTAAGAGAAGAAGGTGTTTTATTAGCGTCAGATCAAAATATGATGCTTTTAGATTGGCAAGGCAAAACCATTTGGCATGAATATCATAGAGCACCTGGTAAAAGTGCATTTGGAGCGATTTTAGCAGGAGTTACAGCAGTGGCAGCTGCAACTGCATCAGCATCAGCGTCATATGGAGCTAATATGCATGAACGAAATAGAATTGGCCAATACACTGCTAGAGGAGAACGTTTAAATAATTTATCTGCTGGTATGTCTTCAGCAGCTGGAGCTTCTGTAGCAGAAATGTTAAAACGTTTTAAAGCAACTTCTGCAACTCAAAATGCTCAGTTTATTCTAACTAAATTTGAGGATGGAATTGGATTAGTGAAAGTGAATAAAGATAAAGGCTCTGTAGAAAAAGAGATTATATTAAAGGATAAAAAACCAGAATATCAAGTAGATGAATTTGGAGGTTATCTTTACTATAAGGCTAATGACAAGACTATTTATACATACAATCTTAATAATTAA
- a CDS encoding DUF6252 family protein yields MRHFKNFMILVMTLTALTLTSCSSSDDSGDGGGSGGGAGSGVLVAKVNGNSYQSMAISSTATVANNGQSLIIIASNSSGKAFSFTVLDFNGEGTYPIGGGANIANSASYTVTDVDLNNPQNSTTEIWQAPYDDTEVGEIVVTSVTDSKVKGTFNFTCKNVGGDQSLKTITNGSFNLDKQVVN; encoded by the coding sequence ATGAGACATTTTAAAAACTTCATGATTTTAGTCATGACATTAACCGCATTAACATTAACATCTTGTTCAAGTAGTGACGATAGTGGAGATGGAGGAGGAAGTGGTGGAGGAGCCGGTTCAGGAGTATTAGTGGCAAAAGTAAATGGTAATAGTTACCAATCTATGGCGATTTCATCAACAGCAACAGTTGCTAATAATGGTCAAAGCCTTATTATTATCGCTTCAAATAGTAGCGGAAAAGCATTTTCATTTACAGTTCTCGATTTTAACGGAGAAGGCACTTATCCAATTGGAGGAGGAGCAAATATTGCTAACTCTGCATCTTACACAGTAACTGATGTTGATCTTAACAATCCACAAAATTCTACTACAGAAATTTGGCAAGCACCTTATGATGATACTGAAGTTGGAGAAATTGTAGTTACTAGTGTAACAGATTCTAAAGTAAAAGGGACTTTCAATTTTACGTGTAAAAATGTTGGTGGAGATCAATCTCTAAAAACCATTACTAATGGGTCTTTCAACTTAGACAAGCAAGTTGTTAATTAA
- a CDS encoding GSCFA domain-containing protein, whose translation MELQTKLLLSSQQHHQIDYNSKIGLFGSCFSEHIAEKFNYYKFQKFDNPFGILFHPFAIEKLIVNAINEKQYTENDVFFYNEQWHCFDAHSKLSRTSKEDLLQVLNAQIHTTSEFLKNASHIIITLGTAWTYRLIETDNHVANCHKVPQKKFLKELLPVASIAESLEAIISLIKSINSKVSILFTVSPVRHIKDGFVENTQSKSHLISAIHQIVEPRKQLFYFPSYEIMLDELRDYRFYKEDMLHPNAVAINYIWEHFFKVWISKDANQTMQDIEYIQKGLSHRPSNPNSEAHQLFLQKLHDKQVLLQSTFSHIQF comes from the coding sequence ATGGAGCTTCAAACCAAACTTCTACTTTCATCACAACAGCATCATCAAATTGATTATAACTCTAAAATAGGATTGTTTGGCTCCTGTTTTTCTGAACACATTGCAGAAAAATTTAATTATTATAAATTTCAGAAATTTGATAATCCTTTCGGAATTTTATTTCATCCATTTGCCATTGAAAAATTAATAGTAAACGCTATTAATGAAAAACAATATACTGAAAATGACGTCTTTTTTTATAATGAGCAGTGGCATTGTTTTGATGCGCATTCAAAATTGAGTAGAACTTCTAAAGAAGATTTGTTGCAGGTTTTAAATGCTCAAATACATACAACAAGTGAATTTTTAAAAAATGCGTCACATATAATTATTACACTTGGTACCGCTTGGACTTACAGATTAATAGAAACCGATAACCATGTAGCGAACTGCCATAAAGTGCCACAAAAGAAATTTTTAAAAGAGTTGTTACCAGTAGCGTCTATTGCAGAATCTCTTGAAGCTATTATAAGTTTAATTAAAAGTATAAATTCTAAAGTTTCTATTTTATTTACAGTATCTCCTGTGCGACATATAAAAGATGGTTTTGTCGAAAACACGCAAAGTAAATCGCATTTGATTTCTGCTATACATCAAATTGTAGAGCCTCGAAAGCAATTGTTTTATTTTCCTTCATATGAAATCATGTTAGATGAACTTCGAGACTATCGTTTTTATAAAGAGGATATGTTGCACCCAAATGCAGTAGCTATAAATTACATTTGGGAGCATTTTTTTAAGGTTTGGATTTCTAAAGACGCAAATCAAACGATGCAAGATATTGAATACATCCAAAAAGGATTGTCTCATCGACCATCTAATCCAAATTCGGAAGCTCATCAATTATTTCTTCAAAAGTTACACGATAAACAAGTACTTCTACAATCGACTTTTAGCCATATTCAATTTTAA
- a CDS encoding tetratricopeptide repeat protein — translation MQYQNQKQYQETEGMKFVKLYDVRYLFMFLFVAPLISFSQSSVLSNAKQSFEEKKYEIVEQTLEAYLKISPNDLEGIELLGDAYGQQEKWDHAIDAYEKLVALKPNVANYHYKFGGALGMKALSVSKLRAVAFIGDIKSAFLKAAELDPKHINTRWALVELYMQLPGIIGGSKSKSLKYADELQALSEVDGYLAKGYVYEYDDEPELAEEFYKKAIKIGGSLTCFDKLTKLYESQKQPEKAIANIEDAQKKHKRNALHYQIGKVAAEYNIELNKGQRCLQIYIKNHSAADGVPTAWANYRLAQIHRHKGNQSEALKYINLAITALPKIKAFQKEKTDILKL, via the coding sequence TTGCAATATCAAAATCAAAAACAATACCAAGAAACTGAAGGCATGAAATTTGTGAAATTATATGATGTGAGGTATCTATTTATGTTCCTTTTTGTAGCGCCTTTAATTAGCTTTAGCCAGTCATCTGTTTTAAGTAATGCAAAGCAATCGTTTGAAGAGAAGAAGTATGAAATAGTAGAACAAACTTTGGAAGCATATCTAAAAATTTCGCCTAATGACTTAGAAGGAATCGAATTACTTGGTGATGCTTATGGTCAGCAAGAAAAATGGGATCATGCCATTGACGCCTACGAAAAATTAGTAGCGTTGAAACCAAATGTAGCAAACTATCACTACAAATTTGGAGGAGCTTTAGGAATGAAAGCGCTAAGCGTTAGTAAGCTTAGAGCCGTTGCCTTTATTGGAGATATAAAGTCTGCATTTTTAAAAGCCGCAGAATTAGATCCTAAACATATTAATACACGTTGGGCTTTAGTAGAATTGTATATGCAATTGCCAGGCATAATTGGAGGAAGTAAAAGTAAATCTCTTAAATACGCTGATGAATTACAAGCACTTTCAGAAGTAGATGGTTACCTCGCCAAAGGATATGTCTATGAATATGATGATGAACCAGAATTAGCAGAAGAATTTTATAAAAAGGCGATAAAAATTGGAGGTTCGCTAACCTGTTTTGATAAACTTACTAAATTGTATGAATCGCAAAAGCAACCCGAAAAGGCCATTGCAAATATTGAAGATGCTCAGAAAAAACATAAAAGAAACGCATTACATTATCAAATAGGTAAGGTTGCAGCTGAATATAATATAGAACTTAATAAAGGGCAGCGTTGTTTGCAAATCTATATTAAAAATCATTCTGCTGCAGATGGTGTGCCCACTGCTTGGGCAAATTATAGATTAGCGCAAATACATAGGCATAAAGGAAATCAGTCTGAAGCTTTGAAATATATCAATTTAGCAATTACAGCGTTACCAAAAATTAAAGCCTTTCAAAAGGAGAAAACAGATATTCTAAAACTTTAA